Proteins from a single region of Fundulus heteroclitus isolate FHET01 chromosome 12, MU-UCD_Fhet_4.1, whole genome shotgun sequence:
- the tesca gene encoding tescalcin a: MGATQTRSGQEYQELAERTGFSAEQIRNLHKRFQQLSGNEDTISREHLKSIPALANNPIRKQIIEAFFDKRNQHGNELGSYEEIGFEEFLMVMSHFRPPTLRTTEEEKEAMRKEKVRFLFNMHDTDGDGKITLVEYRKVVEELLSKSGTIGQEAAKAIADAAMLEVASTNVPNMGPDDFYEGITLEHFEEILKGLEMETRMHVRFLDVSTTNVYCGK, encoded by the exons ATGGGAGCCACGCAAACGCGCTCCGGACAGGAGTACCAGGAGCTGGCGGAGAGGACTGGAT TTTCAGCGGAGCAGATAAGAAACCTGCACAAGCGATTTCAGCAGCTGAGTGGAAATGAAGACACAATAAG CAGGGAACACCTGAAGAGCATACCAGCCCTCGCCAACAACCCCATCAGAAAGCAAATTATCGAGGCGTTCTTTGATAAAAG GAACCAGCATGGGAATGAGTTGGGATCGTATGAGGAAATTGGCTTTGAGGAGTTCCTCATGGTCATGTCCCATTTCCGTCCTCCGACTTTGAGAACgactgaggaggagaaggaagcGATGAGAAAAGAGAAGGTCCGCT TCCTGTTCAACATGCACGACACCGACGGTGATGGCAAGATTACGCTGGTGGAGTACAGGAAG GTTGTCGAGGAGCTTCTATCCAAAAGCGGCACCATCGGGCAGGAGGCTGCTAAGGCCATAGCGGACGCTGCCATGCTGGAGGTGGCGAGCACCAATGTGCCGAACATG GGCCCAGATGACTTCTATGAAGGGATTACCTTAGAACACTTTGAAGAG ATTTTAAAAGGCCTTGAAATGGAGACCAGGATGCACGTTCGCTTTCTGGATGTGAGCACAACTAACGTATACTGTGGCAAATGA
- the fbxo21 gene encoding F-box only protein 21, with product MATSVARAEQPSLNGILYEPQTKKLTDLPTELLEHILCFPVLKHVDVCNVSCCCKRLHDVCHGRGKVWEHQYKIRWPRLQRFYRLNESCDWLREYTTRHRVGIQIRRTVESISKRFFTEVPCVGQVLGDSFAEIESLGMPEHFCEDELLFILHSDKRKSLTLKYYAKKILYFLRQQNILRSLKTFLEQPAEHQSALEGAVLVDQYCNPLADVTLESISEQVDDVAEKVQKMLRIKNPSHPSLRAASGDCVLEDFELQRQVLWALNAVLYEQLQYKGNEGDYYNPLNSYIHQVLLRKTGIPISLSVLYMTLARKLGVQLEPVNFPNHFLLRWCQKPRGSEDIVDFVYIDAFGKGKQLTAKECEYLIGHQVTADYYSAISTTEVLLRMVGNLLNIGKRGEGNEKSYQLLRDSLDLYLTINPDNVQYLLLQARLYFHLGIWPEKVLDILQHIQALDPSQHGAVGYLVQHTLEHIQHKKHPVTPEAKRRSAPEHLEVHYSVGLIMKHKRSGYNCVIYGWDPKCTMSQEWITTMRVNQLSSGSNQPFYNVLVQDGTCRYAAQENLEPHSAPLEIGHPEVGRYFSEFAETHYVANEELQTRYPEDIGETLGTVRELYHRMSSGSGSREEPSATDQTSRQSKSM from the exons ATGGCGACGTCTGTGGCCAGAGCGGAGCAGCCGAGTTTGAACGGGATCCTTTACGAGCCTCAAACCAAAAAACTGACCGACCTGCCGACTGAGCTGCTTGAGCACATTCTGTGTTTCCCTGTCCTCAAACATGTCGACGTCTGTAACGTTTCCTGCTGCTGTAAACGGCTGCACGACGTCTGCCATGGAAGGGGGAAGGTCTGGGAGCACCAGTACAAAATCAG GTGGCCAAGACTGCAGAGGTTCTACCGTCTAAATGAGAGCTGCGACTGGCTTAGGGAATACACAACCCGGCATAGAGTTGGCATACAGATACGAAGGACAGTGGAATCGATCTCAAAAAGATTCTTCACAGAAGTT CCATGCGTCGGCCAGGTGCTCGGAGACAGCTTTGCAGAGATTGAGTCGCTCGGGATGCCAGAGCACTTCTGTGAAGACGAGCTCCTCTTCATACTCCACTCAGACAAGAG GAAAAGCTTGACCCTGAAATACTATGCAAAGAAAATCCTTTACTTCCTGAGGCAGCAGAACATCCTGAGGAGTCTGAAGACCTTCCTGGAACAGCCTGCAGAGCATCAGTCAGCTTTAGAGG GtgctgtgctggtggaccagtATTGCAACCCGCTGGCTGACGTCACGCTGGAATCCATTTCAGAACAAGTAGACGACGTGGCCGAAAAAGTGCAGAAGATGCTGAGGATCAAGAACCCGTCTCATCCCAGCCTTCGGGCCGCTAGCG GCGACTGTGTGCTTGAGGACTTTGAGCTCCAGAGGCAGGTGTTGTGGGCCCTGAACGCCGTTCTGTACGAGCAGCTTCAGTACAAAGGCAACGAGGGCGACTACTACAACCCGCTCAACTCTTACATCCACCAG GTGCTACTTCGGAAGACGGGAATCCCCATAAGCCTCTCTGTCCTTTACATGACGCTGGCCCGAAAGCTGGGCGTCCAGCTGGAGCCTGTCAACTTTCCCAACCACTTCCTGTTGCGCTGGTGCCAGAAACCAAGAGG GAGTGAGGACATCGTCGACTTCGTCTACATCGACGCCTTTGGGAAAGGCAAGCAGCTGACGGCGAAGGAATGCGAGTACCTGATTGGCCACCAGGTGACGGCAGACTACTACAGCGCCATCAGCACCACGGAGGTGCTGCTCAGGATGGTGGGGAACCTGCTCAACATCGGCAAAAGAGG GGAAGGCAACGAGAAATCTTACCAGCTGCTGAGGGACTCGCTGGATCTCTACCTCACCATCAATCCAGATAACGTTCAGTACTTGCTGCTGCAGGCACGCCTTTACTTCCACCTGGGAATCTGGCCAGAAAAG GTGTTGGACATCCTGCAGCACATCCAGGCTTTGGATCCTTCCCAGCACGGAGCTGTGGGTTACCTGGTGCAGCACACGCTGGAGCACATCCAGCACAAGAAGCATCCGGTTACCCCCGAGGCCAAGAGGCGAAGCGCCCCAGAACACCTGGAGGTCCACTATTCAGTCGGCCTTATTATGAAACACAAGCG GTCGGGCTATAACTGCGTGATTTACGGCTGGGATCCTAAATGCACCATGAGCCAGGAGTGGATCACCACCATGAGGGTCAACCAGCTGTCCAGTGGATCCAACCAGCCTTTCTATAATGTGCTGGTGCAGGACGGGACGTGTCGCTACGCCGCTCAGG AGAACCTGGAGCCCCACTCGGCCCCTCTGGAGATCGGGCATCCGGAGGTGGGCCGCTACTTCTCAGAGTTCGCCGAAACCCACTACGTTGCCAACGAGGAACTGCAGACACGCTACCCAGAGGACATAGGGGAGACCCTGGGCACGGTGCGAGAGCTCTACCACCGAATGAGCTCCGGATctgggagcagagaggagccttCCGCCACTGACCAAACGAGCCGCCAGTCCAAGTCGATGTAG